One stretch of Nocardia mangyaensis DNA includes these proteins:
- a CDS encoding acyl-CoA dehydrogenase family protein — MTNTLITTAIPDELLDAFRARAGAHDRDNTYLADDLADLRAIGYLAAAVPVDRGGWGLSLGQLAASQRRLARYAPATALAMTMHSYWIGVATEMERAGDRSLEWIHHEAVAGEVIAAGHAEAGNDLPVLMSTCRARRVEGGYVFTGRKQFGSNGPAWKWLGAHGVDADAPGGPHIVHAFVERTSHGVQVVDTWDTLGMRPTQSHDTVLTEVFVPDERIGCVAPAGDGTHPFLVGMTMWPLSLMAAVYLGIADRALELACADARRKKSVAIERGSYAYNPFVQHQVAQMYLELDAASAVLERFLQDWLGGVDHGEAWVPKVYSMKWRAVEAAKRVVDIALDVSGGAGMFRGNELERLYRDVRCGGFHPANAALTHELVGKAALGLLGEQPRW; from the coding sequence ATGACGAACACTCTCATCACCACAGCCATCCCCGACGAGCTGCTCGACGCTTTCCGTGCCCGTGCGGGCGCACACGACCGCGACAACACCTACCTCGCCGACGACCTGGCCGACCTGCGCGCGATCGGATACCTTGCCGCCGCAGTCCCCGTCGACCGTGGCGGCTGGGGCTTGTCGTTGGGCCAGCTGGCCGCCAGTCAGCGCCGCCTGGCTCGCTATGCCCCGGCCACCGCCTTGGCGATGACCATGCACTCGTACTGGATCGGCGTCGCCACCGAGATGGAGCGCGCCGGTGACCGCTCACTCGAGTGGATCCACCACGAGGCCGTCGCAGGCGAGGTGATCGCCGCGGGCCACGCCGAGGCCGGCAACGACCTGCCCGTTCTCATGTCGACCTGCCGCGCCCGCCGCGTCGAGGGCGGCTATGTGTTCACCGGGCGCAAACAGTTCGGCTCCAACGGCCCGGCCTGGAAGTGGCTCGGTGCACACGGCGTCGACGCCGACGCTCCCGGCGGCCCGCACATCGTGCATGCGTTCGTCGAACGAACCAGCCACGGCGTGCAGGTCGTCGACACCTGGGACACCCTCGGTATGCGCCCGACGCAAAGCCACGACACCGTGCTCACCGAGGTGTTCGTCCCCGACGAGCGCATCGGCTGTGTCGCGCCCGCCGGTGACGGCACCCACCCGTTCCTGGTCGGCATGACGATGTGGCCGCTGTCGCTGATGGCAGCGGTGTACTTGGGCATCGCCGACCGGGCGCTCGAACTGGCGTGTGCGGACGCCCGCCGCAAGAAGTCGGTGGCCATCGAGCGTGGCTCCTACGCCTACAACCCGTTCGTGCAGCATCAGGTCGCGCAGATGTACCTCGAACTCGACGCCGCCTCCGCGGTGTTGGAGCGTTTCCTCCAGGACTGGCTGGGTGGCGTCGACCACGGCGAGGCGTGGGTGCCGAAGGTGTACTCGATGAAGTGGCGCGCCGTGGAGGCCGCCAAACGCGTGGTCGACATCGCACTCGACGTCAGTGGCGGTGCGGGCATGTTCCGCGGCAACGAACTCGAGCGACTCTACCGGGACGTGCGCTGCGGTGGCTTCCATCCCGCCAACGCCGCGCTCACCCACGAGTTGGTCGGCAAGGCGGCGCTCGGGCTGCTCGGCGAACAGCCGCGTTGGTAG
- a CDS encoding PIG-L deacetylase family protein: MSDLTELGTILSIWAHPDDETYLAAGIMAAASDNGQRVVCATASAGERGSSDPTTWTPTRLGRIRRWEAAAAMAVLGVHEHEVYSLPDGELSGHESAGRDWADRLVEDVRPDTILTFGPEGMTYHPDHIAVHRWVTRAWRETGCRVRLLYATPTVDKLARFLPLYEEWNMYMSNERPDGVAHEHLSLHLELQAERLDRKITALRVMASQTAAVMDAVDDQLFREMVAEESFVAAEVSAAPVSRLLI; this comes from the coding sequence ATGTCTGATCTCACCGAACTCGGAACCATCCTGTCGATCTGGGCGCACCCGGACGACGAAACCTATCTCGCGGCCGGGATCATGGCCGCCGCCAGCGACAACGGCCAGCGCGTGGTGTGCGCGACGGCCAGTGCGGGCGAAAGGGGTTCCTCGGACCCCACGACCTGGACGCCGACGCGACTCGGCCGGATCCGGCGATGGGAGGCCGCCGCGGCGATGGCGGTGCTCGGCGTACACGAGCACGAGGTGTACAGCCTTCCCGACGGCGAGTTGTCCGGGCACGAGTCGGCTGGGCGGGACTGGGCAGATCGGCTGGTCGAGGACGTCCGGCCCGACACGATCCTCACCTTCGGCCCGGAGGGCATGACCTATCACCCCGACCACATCGCGGTGCACCGCTGGGTCACCCGAGCCTGGCGCGAGACCGGATGCCGGGTCAGGCTGCTGTATGCCACACCGACGGTGGACAAGCTGGCCCGGTTCCTGCCGCTCTACGAGGAGTGGAACATGTACATGAGCAATGAGCGTCCGGATGGCGTTGCGCACGAACATCTCTCGTTGCACCTGGAACTGCAGGCCGAGCGGCTGGACCGCAAGATCACCGCGCTGCGGGTGATGGCGAGCCAGACCGCCGCGGTGATGGACGCCGTCGACGATCAGCTCTTCCGCGAGATGGTCGCCGAGGAGAGCTTCGTCGCGGCTGAGGTATCCGCCGCGCCGGTCAGTCGCCTGCTGATCTGA
- the car gene encoding carboxylic acid reductase yields MTVDGGHLARRIEDLYANDAQIRAARPDEAVHAAVTAPGLSLARVVATAMTGYAERPALGARRTELVRDTATGRATRRLLPEFELRSYGEVWERARALAAAWHADGFVAGDFVTMLGFTGVDYTVLDLAAIHLGAVAVPWQSGAGLAQLRSILDETAPRIFAVDTAHLGIAVDAVLAGSPPRTLVVFDHHADDDDHRDALAAARTRLGVAGSTTVLRTLADLVEHGRHAPAAPLSEPAAGEDPLALLIYTSGSTGTPKGAMYTQRLVAVGWQPPRPLAAINVNFLPMSHIAARLTLNSALARGGTAYFAAAPDMSTLFEDIALVRPTEIFLVPRVCDLIQQRFRYEVEQRGGPDIDAEVLAEQVRTELREQFLGGRLLSVLCGSAPIAPDLRVFVESVLQLRLHDGYGSTETGGGVIFDTKVMRPPVLDYKLVDVPELGYFSTDKPYPRGELLLKTTTMIAGYYRRPEVTAEVFDADGFCRTGDVVAELAPDRLAYVDRRNNVLKLSQGEFVTVSRLEAIYAGADLVHQIYVYGSSERSYLLAVVVPTTAALALPAAELRGAVRASLHRAAAAADLEPFEIPRDFLLETEPFTVADGLLSGVGKLLRPKLKQRYGHRLEELYAAVARDQDDELQRLRRDVSGLSVSETVARAARAVLGCAPEDLRPDARLADLGGDSLAALSYSTLLRELLAVEVPVNVLLGPDSDLTRIADYIRREREPGTRRTDADAVHGVGATEIRAADLVLEKFLDAPTLAAAAALPATTAVNTVLITGANGYLGRFLLLSWLERLAPRGGTVICVVRGADAAAARARLDAAFDSDDELSENFLLLAKQALEVLPGDIGEPELGLPQPVWRRLAEQVDLIVHSAALVNHVLPYAQLFGPNVVGTAEILRLALTAKRTPVSYLSTVAVAAQGETFAEDGDVRVMSPVRRLDQSYANGYGNSKWAGEVLLREAQQRFGLPVAVFRSDMILAHSRYRGQLNVPDVFTRLLLSVLLTGLAPKSFYRTDSDGKRRRAHYDGLPADFVAAAITDLGAAATSGYRTYDVVNPHDDGISLDVFVDWLIAAGHRIDRIDDYDDWYARIDAALRALPEQQRKHTLLPLLHAHRRPGRALPGSALPADGFRAAVRAARIGPDHDIPHLGPELIGKYVRDLTDLGLVAPT; encoded by the coding sequence ATGACCGTCGACGGCGGACACCTGGCGCGGCGCATCGAGGACCTCTACGCCAACGATGCGCAGATCCGGGCGGCCCGGCCCGACGAGGCGGTCCATGCCGCCGTCACCGCGCCCGGGCTGTCGCTGGCGCGCGTCGTCGCGACCGCGATGACCGGCTATGCCGAACGTCCGGCACTCGGTGCCCGGCGCACCGAACTGGTCCGTGACACGGCGACCGGCCGCGCCACCCGACGGCTGCTGCCGGAGTTCGAGCTGCGCAGCTATGGCGAGGTGTGGGAACGGGCTCGCGCGCTGGCCGCGGCGTGGCATGCCGATGGTTTCGTCGCGGGCGACTTCGTCACCATGCTCGGGTTCACCGGCGTCGACTACACGGTGCTCGATCTGGCCGCCATCCACCTCGGCGCGGTCGCGGTGCCCTGGCAATCCGGTGCCGGTCTCGCCCAGTTGCGTTCGATCCTCGACGAGACCGCGCCGCGGATCTTCGCGGTCGACACCGCCCACCTCGGCATCGCCGTCGACGCGGTCCTCGCCGGTTCGCCACCGCGCACCCTGGTCGTGTTCGACCACCACGCCGACGATGACGACCACCGCGACGCCCTCGCCGCCGCCCGCACCCGGCTCGGCGTCGCCGGGTCCACGACAGTGCTGCGCACGCTGGCCGACCTCGTCGAGCACGGCCGTCACGCCCCTGCCGCTCCGCTGTCCGAGCCCGCAGCGGGGGAGGATCCACTGGCACTGCTGATCTACACCTCGGGCAGTACCGGCACACCCAAGGGCGCGATGTACACCCAGCGACTGGTCGCGGTGGGCTGGCAGCCGCCACGTCCGCTGGCCGCGATCAACGTCAACTTCCTGCCGATGAGTCATATCGCCGCCCGGCTCACCCTCAACAGCGCGCTCGCCCGCGGTGGCACCGCCTATTTCGCCGCGGCGCCGGACATGTCAACCCTGTTCGAGGACATCGCGCTGGTGCGGCCCACCGAGATCTTCCTCGTGCCCCGCGTCTGCGACCTGATCCAGCAACGGTTCCGGTACGAAGTCGAACAGCGCGGCGGTCCCGACATCGATGCCGAGGTGCTCGCCGAACAGGTGCGGACCGAACTGCGCGAACAGTTCCTGGGCGGTCGCCTGCTGTCGGTACTGTGCGGCAGCGCGCCGATCGCACCCGACCTGCGCGTCTTCGTCGAATCGGTGCTGCAGCTGCGGCTGCACGACGGGTACGGCTCCACCGAGACCGGCGGCGGGGTCATCTTCGACACCAAGGTGATGCGTCCGCCGGTGCTGGACTACAAGCTCGTCGACGTGCCCGAACTCGGCTATTTCAGCACCGACAAGCCCTATCCGCGCGGGGAGCTGCTGCTCAAGACCACCACCATGATCGCCGGGTACTACCGCCGCCCCGAGGTGACCGCCGAGGTGTTCGACGCCGACGGGTTCTGCCGCACCGGTGACGTGGTGGCCGAGCTCGCGCCCGACCGGCTCGCCTATGTCGACCGCCGCAACAATGTCCTCAAACTGTCCCAGGGCGAGTTCGTGACGGTGTCGCGGCTGGAAGCGATCTACGCCGGGGCCGATCTGGTGCATCAGATCTACGTCTACGGCAGCAGCGAACGGTCGTACCTGCTCGCGGTCGTCGTGCCGACCACCGCCGCGCTGGCCCTGCCCGCCGCGGAACTGCGTGGCGCGGTGCGGGCTTCGCTGCACAGGGCCGCGGCGGCGGCAGATCTCGAACCCTTCGAGATCCCGCGGGACTTCCTGCTGGAAACCGAACCGTTCACGGTCGCCGACGGGCTGCTCTCCGGCGTCGGGAAACTGTTGCGGCCGAAACTGAAACAGCGCTATGGCCACCGGCTCGAGGAGCTCTACGCGGCAGTGGCACGCGACCAGGACGACGAACTACAGCGCCTGCGCCGCGATGTATCCGGCCTGTCGGTGTCGGAGACCGTCGCCCGCGCGGCCCGCGCCGTGCTCGGCTGCGCGCCCGAGGACCTGCGCCCGGACGCGCGGCTGGCCGACCTGGGCGGGGATTCGCTGGCGGCACTGTCCTATTCGACGTTGCTGCGCGAACTGCTCGCCGTCGAGGTGCCGGTGAACGTGCTGCTCGGCCCGGACAGCGACCTGACCCGCATCGCCGACTACATCCGCCGCGAGCGCGAACCCGGCACGCGCAGAACCGATGCCGACGCCGTCCACGGTGTCGGTGCCACCGAGATCCGTGCCGCCGACCTGGTGCTGGAGAAGTTCCTCGATGCTCCGACCCTCGCCGCGGCCGCTGCGCTGCCCGCGACCACCGCGGTGAACACCGTCCTGATCACCGGCGCGAACGGTTACCTCGGCAGGTTCCTGCTGCTGAGCTGGCTCGAACGCCTCGCCCCGCGCGGCGGCACCGTCATCTGCGTGGTGCGCGGCGCCGATGCCGCCGCGGCTCGCGCCCGCCTCGACGCGGCCTTCGACAGCGATGACGAGCTGAGCGAGAACTTCCTGCTCCTGGCGAAACAGGCATTGGAGGTGCTGCCCGGTGACATCGGCGAACCGGAACTCGGTCTGCCGCAGCCGGTGTGGCGGCGGCTGGCCGAACAGGTCGACCTGATCGTGCACTCGGCGGCCCTGGTGAACCACGTGCTGCCCTACGCGCAACTGTTCGGCCCGAATGTCGTCGGCACCGCCGAGATCCTGCGGCTGGCCCTGACCGCGAAACGCACACCGGTGAGCTACCTGTCGACCGTGGCCGTCGCGGCGCAGGGGGAGACCTTCGCCGAGGATGGTGACGTGCGGGTGATGAGCCCGGTACGGCGCCTGGATCAGAGCTACGCCAACGGATACGGCAACAGCAAATGGGCCGGTGAGGTGCTGCTGCGTGAGGCGCAGCAGCGGTTCGGGCTGCCGGTGGCGGTGTTCCGTTCGGACATGATCCTGGCGCATTCACGCTATCGCGGGCAGCTCAATGTGCCCGATGTGTTCACCCGGTTGCTGCTGAGCGTGCTCCTCACCGGTCTGGCACCGAAGTCGTTCTACCGCACCGACTCCGACGGGAAGCGTCGGCGCGCACACTACGACGGACTGCCCGCCGACTTCGTCGCCGCCGCGATCACCGACCTGGGTGCCGCCGCGACCAGCGGCTACCGGACCTACGATGTCGTCAATCCGCACGACGACGGCATCAGCCTCGATGTCTTCGTCGACTGGCTGATCGCGGCGGGCCACCGCATCGACCGCATCGACGACTACGACGACTGGTACGCCCGCATCGACGCCGCGCTGCGCGCACTGCCCGAACAGCAACGCAAACACACCCTGCTGCCCCTGCTGCACGCCCACCGGCGGCCGGGCCGCGCACTGCCCGGTTCGGCCCTGCCCGCCGACGGATTCCGGGCCGCGGTGCGCGCGGCGCGGATCGGCCCCGACCACGACATCCCCCACCTTGGCCCGGAACTCATCGGCAAGTACGTCCGCGACCTCACCGACCTCGGCCTGGTGGCGCCGACCTGA
- a CDS encoding hydroxysqualene dehydroxylase: protein MSDPLPPITRRTALRAGLTAGAALAITTPTVASAARRSPLLRTGGKTVAIFGGGMAGLSAAHELAERGYQVTVYEPAYLGGKARSLGVAGTAAGGRQDLPGEHGFRFFPGCYRNVPDTMSRIPFPGNPNGVLDNLVRVEGTIAGFQDLPPIFLPVELGGLRQLTPEVLQNNLIGTLGFVPELPAHELAFFAKQMLVWFTSSTERRFGQWEYVTWEQIMRAEGKSPAYRKYLVNALTRITVAAKPQTSSARTIGTIGEALVLAGSGVVPEFSGGVDRILNRPTNAAWIDPWVEHLRALGVRFVLGQGASALHLRGGRIASVTVTGTASASTVTADHYVCAMPVERAAPLLSGAILDADPRLDGIRRLHTDWMVGIQYFLRRPTEIPEGHIAALGSPWALTALRQAPMWVGDFAATYGDGSVVECLSVDISDWDTPGIRYGRTAKECTAQEIATEVWAQLQAWLNTGTGWLREEDIHSWHLDPGITWSGGAIHNATPLLVNTVGSYDNRPDAHCAIPNLFFGGDHVRSHIDLATMEGANESGRAVANAILDAADDPAPRAPILPLVSLPVFDAAKAIDADRFRAGLPHLLDG, encoded by the coding sequence ATGTCTGACCCACTGCCCCCGATCACCCGCCGCACCGCGCTGCGCGCCGGACTCACCGCCGGTGCCGCGCTGGCCATCACCACGCCGACTGTCGCGAGCGCGGCCCGCCGCTCCCCACTGCTACGCACCGGCGGCAAGACCGTCGCGATCTTCGGCGGCGGGATGGCCGGGCTCAGCGCCGCGCACGAACTGGCCGAACGCGGCTATCAGGTGACGGTCTACGAACCCGCCTACCTCGGCGGCAAGGCCCGCAGTCTCGGCGTGGCGGGCACCGCCGCCGGGGGCAGACAGGACCTGCCCGGCGAGCACGGCTTCCGCTTCTTCCCCGGCTGCTACCGCAACGTGCCCGACACCATGAGCCGAATCCCGTTCCCCGGCAACCCGAACGGGGTACTGGACAATCTCGTGCGGGTCGAGGGCACCATCGCCGGATTCCAGGATCTGCCGCCGATCTTCCTGCCCGTCGAACTCGGCGGTCTACGCCAGCTGACCCCGGAGGTGTTGCAGAACAACCTCATCGGCACGCTCGGCTTCGTCCCGGAGCTGCCTGCGCACGAACTCGCCTTCTTCGCCAAGCAGATGCTCGTCTGGTTCACCTCGAGCACCGAGCGCCGCTTCGGGCAGTGGGAGTACGTGACGTGGGAGCAGATCATGCGCGCCGAGGGCAAGTCGCCCGCCTATCGCAAATACCTGGTCAACGCGCTGACCCGGATCACCGTCGCCGCGAAACCGCAGACCAGCTCCGCGCGCACCATCGGCACGATCGGTGAGGCCCTGGTCCTGGCCGGCAGCGGGGTGGTGCCCGAGTTCTCCGGCGGGGTCGACCGGATTCTCAACCGCCCGACCAATGCCGCGTGGATCGATCCGTGGGTCGAGCACCTGCGCGCGCTCGGCGTGCGATTCGTCCTCGGCCAGGGCGCGAGCGCTCTGCACCTGCGCGGTGGCCGGATCGCCTCGGTCACGGTGACCGGCACGGCGAGCGCCAGCACCGTCACCGCCGACCACTATGTGTGCGCGATGCCGGTCGAGCGGGCAGCGCCGCTGCTCAGCGGCGCGATCCTCGACGCCGACCCACGCCTGGACGGCATCCGTCGTCTGCACACCGACTGGATGGTCGGCATCCAGTACTTCCTGCGCCGCCCGACCGAGATCCCCGAGGGCCACATCGCCGCGCTCGGCTCGCCCTGGGCCCTCACCGCACTGCGCCAGGCGCCGATGTGGGTCGGCGATTTCGCGGCCACCTACGGTGACGGTTCGGTGGTGGAGTGCCTCTCGGTCGACATCTCCGACTGGGACACCCCTGGCATCCGCTACGGCCGGACCGCGAAAGAGTGCACGGCGCAAGAGATCGCCACCGAGGTCTGGGCGCAGCTGCAGGCGTGGCTGAACACCGGGACCGGCTGGCTGCGGGAGGAGGACATCCACTCCTGGCACCTCGATCCGGGCATCACCTGGTCCGGCGGTGCGATCCACAACGCCACCCCGCTGCTGGTGAACACCGTCGGCTCCTACGACAACCGGCCCGACGCCCACTGCGCGATCCCGAACCTGTTCTTCGGTGGCGACCACGTGCGCAGCCACATCGACCTGGCGACCATGGAGGGCGCCAACGAATCCGGGCGCGCCGTCGCCAACGCGATCCTCGACGCGGCCGACGATCCCGCCCCCCGCGCACCGATCCTGCCGTTGGTTTCGCTGCCCGTCTTCGACGCCGCCAAGGCCATCGACGCCGACCGGTTCCGGGCCGGACTGCCGCACCTGCTCGACGGCTGA
- a CDS encoding NAD(P)/FAD-dependent oxidoreductase, with translation MDHSPVTAIEWADVVVVGARCAGSATAAALARAGRDVVVLDAATLPSDTLSTHLLWPAGVAELQRLGALDEVTALGAPRLTRAYAEGAGFGIGTAFPAVDGIDYALCVRRTGLDGVLARTAKAAGAEVRQRCRVESLVWEDNRCAGVRYRDSGGAMVELRAALVVGADGRRSTVARLVGAESPFLSVPSGRDCYFAYWRDTVDSARHIAAQWREGADLGTAFPCDDGLVLSLVQPPATGDRPGPGAAERRYTEAVARIPALAERLRGCERVGRVRAATHLASYFRRSTGPGWALPGDAGHFKDPVTAQGIRDALHYGRLLAESVTEVLDDPLALDLALAAWERRRIAECREIFHWTNRLARGEAMRPMEIELYRRAATDPELAEITTGIFSRTRRPAELSTPVRATSLLLSALRRQPAAAVFTDVAREIRGAAHEWRTTRTTLRGTLAPASTPPEARSARSTALGEQHV, from the coding sequence ATGGATCATTCCCCCGTCACTGCGATCGAGTGGGCCGACGTCGTCGTGGTCGGCGCGCGCTGTGCGGGCTCGGCGACCGCCGCGGCCCTGGCCAGGGCCGGCCGGGATGTGGTCGTCCTCGACGCCGCCACTCTCCCCTCGGACACCCTGTCCACCCACCTGCTCTGGCCCGCCGGGGTCGCCGAACTGCAACGCCTCGGCGCACTGGACGAGGTCACCGCCCTCGGCGCACCCCGACTGACCCGCGCCTACGCCGAGGGCGCCGGGTTCGGTATCGGCACGGCGTTTCCCGCCGTGGACGGCATCGACTACGCGTTGTGCGTGCGGCGCACCGGCCTCGACGGCGTTCTCGCGCGCACCGCGAAAGCCGCGGGCGCCGAGGTGCGGCAACGGTGTCGCGTCGAATCGCTGGTGTGGGAGGACAATCGATGCGCGGGAGTGCGATACCGTGACAGCGGCGGCGCGATGGTCGAACTCAGAGCCGCACTGGTCGTCGGCGCGGACGGTCGGCGCAGCACCGTGGCCCGCCTGGTGGGTGCCGAGTCGCCGTTCCTGTCGGTGCCCAGCGGTCGCGACTGCTACTTCGCCTACTGGCGCGACACCGTCGACAGCGCCCGCCACATCGCCGCGCAGTGGCGCGAGGGTGCCGATCTGGGCACGGCGTTCCCCTGCGATGACGGCCTGGTGCTGAGCCTGGTGCAACCACCGGCCACCGGCGACCGGCCGGGGCCCGGCGCGGCGGAGCGGCGCTATACCGAAGCAGTGGCACGCATTCCGGCGCTGGCCGAGCGACTGCGCGGTTGCGAGCGGGTCGGGCGCGTCCGCGCGGCGACCCACCTGGCCTCCTACTTCCGCCGTTCCACGGGCCCGGGCTGGGCACTGCCCGGCGATGCCGGACATTTCAAGGACCCCGTCACCGCCCAAGGAATTCGCGACGCCCTGCACTACGGACGCCTCCTGGCCGAATCGGTCACCGAGGTCCTCGACGACCCACTCGCACTGGACTTGGCGCTGGCCGCGTGGGAACGCAGGCGTATCGCCGAATGCCGCGAGATCTTCCACTGGACCAACCGCCTGGCGCGCGGAGAAGCCATGCGCCCCATGGAGATCGAGCTCTATCGCCGAGCCGCCACCGATCCCGAACTGGCGGAGATCACCACGGGAATCTTCTCCCGCACTCGTCGCCCCGCCGAGCTGTCCACCCCGGTTCGCGCCACGAGCCTGCTACTCAGCGCGCTACGCCGGCAGCCGGCCGCCGCCGTGTTCACCGACGTCGCCCGCGAGATCCGCGGCGCCGCGCACGAATGGCGCACCACGCGAACAACACTGCGCGGCACGCTCGCGCCCGCCAGCACACCGCCCGAGGCCCGCTCGGCGCGCTCCACCGCCTTGGGAGAACAGCATGTCTGA
- a CDS encoding TetR/AcrR family transcriptional regulator: MPSLTRVPRSARKPAEDRRVDFERRVLRAVEELLAEGIPFTELAVQKIAAASGSARSTFYRYFPDKSRLLIRMAELATTDLFAAAEQWWADEHADRRAGVVRAIGVMIEGFRAHRHLLLALSEVATYDREVGAYWRSRVATFAALVHTRLDADRAAGRLADDLNPTATALVLTSMVERTITVACGLDTGISDEEVAEALGRAIWLVVYGDAP; this comes from the coding sequence ATGCCCTCGCTGACCCGGGTTCCGCGCTCGGCGCGAAAACCCGCCGAGGACCGCCGGGTCGACTTCGAACGCCGGGTCCTGCGCGCGGTGGAAGAGCTACTCGCCGAAGGTATTCCGTTCACCGAGCTGGCCGTGCAGAAGATCGCCGCCGCCTCCGGCTCGGCCAGATCGACCTTCTACCGATACTTTCCGGACAAGAGCAGGCTGCTCATCCGGATGGCCGAGCTGGCGACCACGGACCTGTTCGCCGCCGCCGAACAGTGGTGGGCCGACGAACACGCCGATCGCCGTGCCGGAGTCGTGCGGGCGATCGGCGTGATGATCGAGGGCTTCCGCGCCCACCGCCATCTCCTACTGGCGCTGAGCGAGGTGGCCACCTATGACCGCGAGGTCGGCGCCTACTGGCGTTCGCGGGTCGCGACCTTCGCCGCACTGGTCCACACCCGCCTCGACGCCGACCGCGCCGCCGGCCGTCTCGCTGACGACCTGAATCCGACGGCGACCGCGCTGGTCCTCACCTCCATGGTCGAGCGCACGATCACCGTTGCCTGCGGCCTCGACACCGGGATCAGCGACGAGGAGGTCGCCGAAGCGCTCGGCCGCGCCATCTGGCTCGTCGTCTACGGAGACGCGCCCTGA